CCCTCGAGAAGGCCTACCGGGATGCGCTCGGCTCCGCCTTCACGCCGGAGATGGCGCGGGACGTGAGGCAGCAGGCGATCGACCTGCTGGTCCGCCGCAGGATCATGATGGCGGAAGCGGCCGCATTGGGGATCTCCGCCACGGACGACGAGGTGCAGCGGGAGATCGCCGCCACGCCCGCGTTCCAGGCGAACGGGCAGTTCCGGGAGGACCGGTACCGCCAGGTGCTCGCGGCCAGCCGCCTCACTCCCGGCGCGTACGAGGCGTCGACCCGCTCCGCGATCACCTTGAGAAAGCTGGAAGGTCTTCTCGCCGCGGGCGTCCTCATACCCGAGACGGAGGCGAAGGAGCTGTTCCTGCTCACCACGCGGGAGATCCGGGTCCTGGTCGCGACGGCGGACCCGGAAAAGCTGAAGAACGTCGCTCCCCCGTCGGACGGCGAGATCGCCGCGAAGTACGAGCAGTCCAGGGAAAGCTTCCGGATCCCCGCGCGGGTGAAGCTGGCCGTCGCGGCGTTCACCCCCGACCGGTTCGCCGGCGACGTCCGTCCGACCGAGGAGGAGGTGAAGGCGTACTACGAGGATAACGCGGACCGGTTCCGGACCGAGGAGAGCCGGCTGGTCTCGAAGATCGTCTTTCCGTATGTCGGGAAGAACAAGGAAGAGGTCGCCGGGAAGGCCGCCGGATCCCTGGCCGAGGCGATGAAGGACAAGAGGCGGTTCGGCGCGGAGACGTGGGTCACGCGGAAGGACGCGGGGCCCGGGCTCTCGGAAGCCGTTTTCGGCGCGCCGGTCGACACGGTGATCGGCCCGGTGGATGTCGGGACGGCCTTCGTCATCGCGCGGGTCAACCGGATCCGCTTCCCCGAAACGCTGCCGCTGTCCGAGGTGCGCGGGCGCGTCGTCGAGGAGATCTCCCGGGAGAAGGGAAAAGACCTCGCCACCGTCAAGGCATACGAAGCGCACCCGAAAGCGGCGGCAGCCGGGGACGTCGTCAAGACGGCTTCCGCTTACGGCGTGAAAGCGGTGGAAACCGGCTGGATCGGCGCGGAAGGGGCAGCCGGAATCCCCTCCGCCGTCGCGCAGGACGCCCTCCTGCTCGCCGCCGGGGAGGTAGCCCCGGTCAAGACCATCGGCGATACGCATTTCCTCTACCAGGTGGCGGCCAAGGAGGATTCCCGCATACCGCCGCTCCAGGAAGTCCGCGCCCGGGTCGCGGCCGCGGCCGCCCGGGAGAAACGGGTCGCGGCGGCGCGCGCCGCGCTCCTGCAGGCGCTTTCCGCCTCCAAGACCGCTGCGGAGTTCGAAGCGAACGCGAAGAAGGCCGGGATTCCGGTCGCCCCGACCGGCTGGTTCGCGCCGCTCGCCGACACGATCCCCGGCGGGATGGCTCAGGAGGGGGACGTCCGGAAAGACCTTTCCATCCTCTCCAATAAAGCGCCGGTGTCCTCGAAAATCTACCCGGGTCCGGAGGGGCGGTCGCTCGGCGTGGCGTTCCTTGAGGAGCGCATCGCCGGGGCTGCGGAATGGGCCGAAAGGAAGGACGAGTTCCTCCAGGGGATGCGTCGGCAGGGGGAAACCACGTTGAGGGACCAGTTCCTCGCGGACCGGCGGAAGGAACTGAAGGTTGAGATCAACCCGGAAGCGCTCAAGTAGGCTCCCGCTCCTCGCCGCGCTCTTTTTTCTGCCCGCGCTTTTCGTCCCCGGCGCGCGCGCGGCGGCGGAAACCGCCGTCGTCGAAGAAGTGATAGACGGCGACACGCTCCGCGTCGTCTCCGGAGGCTCTCCGGCTACCGTCCGCCTCATCGGCATCGACGCTCCCGAGCGAGCCCACCCGTTCGTCGGGAAGGAGTACTTCGGCGACGAGTCGGCAGCTTACCTTTCCTCCCTCTGCCTCGGAAAGACCGTCCGGATGGAAAAAGGGGCGGAGGAGAGCGACCGGTACGACCGGCGCCTCCGGTACGTGTTCCTCCCCCCGCCGGACGGCCGCCTCCTGAACCTCGAGATGCTGCGCGCAGGAATGGCCCGCGCATATACCAGGTTCCCGTTCTCCCGCCGGGACGAGTTCACGGCGGCGGAATCCCGGGCGCGCCGGGACGGGGAAGGGATATGGAAGGACGCGGGGACGGCGAAGCTGCGCTGGCTGCTCTCGGGGAGCGCGCCCCGCGCGGAGGTGTATCCCGCGGGGGGAAGCTCCTACGCCGTCGTTCACCGCGGCTGGGCCCTCGACGAAACGCCGCGCGGGGAGCTGGCGAAGGAGATCGAGTGGGTCCTCAAGGCCCGGGCGGAGCTGTCGGACGCGGAGTTCGCCCGGAAAGCCCGCGAGCGGGGATACCGACCCGTCGATCCGGCGTCGGACGCGCTTTCCGGCCGCACGGAGCGCCTCCCGCAGGAGTCCGAGGCCGTTCCCGCCTCCGCCGTTTCGTGGGAGGACGCGCGCCGGCACATCGACGAGCGGATCGTCGTCGAAGGGACGATCGTCCGGACGCACCGGACCGGGAGCGTCCTTTACCTCAACTTCCATACGAACTGGAAGCGGTACCTGACGGTCGTCATCCCGGCGAAGGACCTTCCCCTTTTCCCGCAGGACCCGGAGGCCGCTTTCAAAGGAAAGAAGGTCCGGGCGCGCGGCGAGGTGACGCTCCGTAAGAACCTGCTGGAAATGGTCGTGCGGGACCCGGCAAACATCACAATCGTGCCGTAGCCGGCGGGGGACACACATCCCCTTTGCCGGTAATCGATGCCAACTACTTTATGGGCTATGGGGGGGTGTAAAACCTGTGGCCTCAAAGACTACAAGCCCAAGGAGAACAGTCCCACCACGGGAGATTGGCTCCCCATCCGAGCGTATTTTCGTTCGTGCTCCTCGGGCGGAACATACCTGATCGCAGAATACAG
This window of the Thermodesulfobacteriota bacterium genome carries:
- a CDS encoding SurA N-terminal domain-containing protein translates to MLDVLRRNARSWAIKLILGFIALTFIWWGVGSYDAENRDVAATVGEERVTFAEMAETASTLEKAYRDALGSAFTPEMARDVRQQAIDLLVRRRIMMAEAAALGISATDDEVQREIAATPAFQANGQFREDRYRQVLAASRLTPGAYEASTRSAITLRKLEGLLAAGVLIPETEAKELFLLTTREIRVLVATADPEKLKNVAPPSDGEIAAKYEQSRESFRIPARVKLAVAAFTPDRFAGDVRPTEEEVKAYYEDNADRFRTEESRLVSKIVFPYVGKNKEEVAGKAAGSLAEAMKDKRRFGAETWVTRKDAGPGLSEAVFGAPVDTVIGPVDVGTAFVIARVNRIRFPETLPLSEVRGRVVEEISREKGKDLATVKAYEAHPKAAAAGDVVKTASAYGVKAVETGWIGAEGAAGIPSAVAQDALLLAAGEVAPVKTIGDTHFLYQVAAKEDSRIPPLQEVRARVAAAAAREKRVAAARAALLQALSASKTAAEFEANAKKAGIPVAPTGWFAPLADTIPGGMAQEGDVRKDLSILSNKAPVSSKIYPGPEGRSLGVAFLEERIAGAAEWAERKDEFLQGMRRQGETTLRDQFLADRRKELKVEINPEALK
- a CDS encoding thermonuclease family protein, giving the protein MRSTRKRSSRLPLLAALFFLPALFVPGARAAAETAVVEEVIDGDTLRVVSGGSPATVRLIGIDAPERAHPFVGKEYFGDESAAYLSSLCLGKTVRMEKGAEESDRYDRRLRYVFLPPPDGRLLNLEMLRAGMARAYTRFPFSRRDEFTAAESRARRDGEGIWKDAGTAKLRWLLSGSAPRAEVYPAGGSSYAVVHRGWALDETPRGELAKEIEWVLKARAELSDAEFARKARERGYRPVDPASDALSGRTERLPQESEAVPASAVSWEDARRHIDERIVVEGTIVRTHRTGSVLYLNFHTNWKRYLTVVIPAKDLPLFPQDPEAAFKGKKVRARGEVTLRKNLLEMVVRDPANITIVP